In Bubalus kerabau isolate K-KA32 ecotype Philippines breed swamp buffalo chromosome 4, PCC_UOA_SB_1v2, whole genome shotgun sequence, one DNA window encodes the following:
- the RTN4RL1 gene encoding reticulon-4 receptor-like 1 yields the protein MLRKGCCVELLLLLLAGELPLGGGCPRDCVCYPAPMTVSCQAHNFAAIPEGIPEDSERIFLQNNHITLLRQGHFSPAMVTLWIYSNNITFIDPNTFQGFVHLEELDLGDNRQLRTLAPETFQGLVKLHALYLYKCGLSALPAGIFGGLHSLQYLYLQDNHIEYLQDDIFVDLVNLSHLFLHGNKLWSLGQDTFRGLVNLDRLLLHENQLQWVHHKAFHDLRRLTTLFLFNNSLSELPGDCLAPLGALEFLRLNGNAWDCGCRARSLWEWLQRFRGSSSAVPCVSPERLHGQDLKLLRAEDFRNCTGPASPHQIKSHTLTTTDRAARKEHHPPPHGPARDKGHPHGHLPGSRSGSKKPGKNCTSHRNRNQVSKAGSGKQAPELQDYAPDYQHKFSFDFMPTSRPKRKGKCARRTPIRAPSGVQQASLGTSLRASLLAWILGLVVTLR from the coding sequence gGTGCTGtgtggaactgctgctgctgctgctggccggGGAGCTGCCCCTGGGCGGCGGCTGCCCGCGGGACTGCGTGTGCTACCCCGCGCCCATGACAGTCAGCTGCCAGGCGCACAACTTCGCTGCCATCCCCGAGGGCATCCCGGAGGACAGCGAGCGCATCTTCCTGCAGAACAACCACATCACCCTCCTCCGGCAGGGCCACTTCAGCCCCGCCATGGTCACCCTGTGGATCTACTCCAACAACATCACCTTCATCGACCCCAACACCTTCCAGGGCTTCGTGCACCTGGAGGAGCTAGACCTTGGCGACAACCGGCAGCTGCGGACGCTGGCCCCCGAGACCTTCCAGGGCCTGGTGAAGCTCCACGCCCTCTACCTCTATAAGTGTGGGCTCAGCGCCCTGCCGGCCGGCATCTTTGGCggcctgcacagcctgcagtacCTCTATCTGCAGGACAACCACATCGAGTACCTCCAGGACGACATCTTTGTGGACCTGGTCAACCTCAGCCACCTGTTTCTCCACGGCAACAAGCTGTGGAGCCTGGGCCAAGACACCTTCCGGGGCCTGGTGAATCTGGACCGGCTGCTGCTGCATGAGAACCAGCTGCAGTGGGTCCATCACAAGGCTTTCCACGACCTCCGCAGGCTGACCACCCTCTTCCTCTTCAACAACAGTCTCTCTGAGCTGCCAGGTGACTGCCTGGCACCCCTGGGGGCCCTGGAGTTCCTCCGCCTCAACGGGAACGCCTGGGACTGTGGCTGCCGGGCGCGCTCCCTGTGGGAATGGCTGCAGAGGTTCCGGGGCTCCAGCTCGGCTGTCCCCTGCGTGTCCCCTGAGCGTCTGCATGGCCAGGACCTGAAGCTGCTGAGGGCCGAGGACTTCCGGAACTGCACGGGGCCGGCGTCCCCGCACCAGATCAAGTCGCACACGCTCACCACCACCGACAGGGCCGCCCGCAAGGAGCACCACCCACCCCCCCATGGCCCTGCCAGGGACAAGGGCCACCCACACGGCCATCTGCCGGGCTCTCGGTCGGGCTCCAAGAAGCCGGGCAAGAACTGCACCAGCCATAGGAATCGCAACCAGGTCTCGAAGGCGGGCTCCGGGAAGCAGGCCCCCGAGCTGCAGGACTACGCCCCCGACTACCAGCACAAGTTCAGCTTTGACTTCATGCCCACATCACGGCCCAAGAGGAAGGGCAAGTGTGCCCGAAGGACCCCCATCCGTGCCCCCAGCGGGGTGCAGCAGGCCTCCTTGGGCACCTCCCTGAGGGCCTCGCTCCTGGCCTGGATACTGGGGCTGGTGGTCACTCTCCGCTGA